A single window of Methylacidimicrobium sp. AP8 DNA harbors:
- a CDS encoding NifX-associated nitrogen fixation protein codes for MKTTSEPQSGTSELREEFLRELAKQQRAQDTYGVWDGKKDEELLAPFILDAAKRKEIPIVGDPDPETLERVELFFNAVGLVIERKTGVMVVPMMSMHHEGFGKVVLLAGRLAVVNKVLRDVHRFGFPSREKLGEAGEKYVAAALGMIEKFPEVARYGG; via the coding sequence GTGAAGACGACAAGCGAACCGCAGAGTGGGACGAGCGAGCTGCGCGAAGAATTCCTTCGGGAGCTGGCGAAGCAGCAGCGAGCCCAGGACACCTACGGGGTCTGGGACGGAAAGAAGGACGAGGAGCTGCTCGCGCCTTTCATTCTCGATGCCGCGAAGCGGAAGGAGATCCCCATCGTGGGCGATCCGGATCCCGAAACGCTCGAACGGGTGGAGCTCTTCTTCAACGCGGTCGGACTCGTGATCGAACGGAAGACGGGGGTGATGGTGGTGCCCATGATGTCGATGCACCACGAGGGATTCGGGAAGGTGGTCCTGCTCGCGGGCCGGCTGGCGGTGGTCAACAAGGTGCTCCGGGATGTCCATCGCTTCGGCTTCCCCAGCCGGGAGAAGCTCGGAGAGGCCGGGGAAAAATACGTCGCCGCAGCTCTCGGGA